The genomic window GTGTAAAATCCTTCGTGTTTAATTGTCTTTTCAATAGTGTGTAAATCCAGATGGTTGTGAAACCCTTCTTTATGAAAAGAGCTAATAAAATTTTCATTCTTTGAAATTATGTATAAGGGCGTATTTTTCCCCATTTCTTTTGTGGTTATTTTAGGAGGTTGATGATCTCCAAACAGCACAAATATTGTGTTTTCATCGGCTTTGTCTGCTATAAATTTAGTGAGGTAATCATATTGATATTTGGCAGCTTTCAGGTATTTATCTTCACTAAAAGTTTTATCATTTTTGGTAGTTTTAAAATCCAAAGTATTGTAATCTTTCCAGTTTTTCTGAGATTTTAATGGCGAATGCCATTGAGCGTGAGAATTCAGGCTCGAAAAAAACATAAAATAAGGAGCGCTATTTTTTATTTTGTTGTAGGCATAATTCAACGTATATTCATCAGGTATCGCTTTGAGAGTCATGAATTTTAGTAATTTCCCTGTATAATTAAGTTGGTCATGGTTAATGAAATTATCTGTTGCAAATATTTTAGACAATGTTTTCCAATCTATTTTATCGCGTTTTGAATTAACAATAGAATTTAAGCAATAGTTTTTATAATTATTACTTTTTAAGAAAGAAGGAAGGGATTGAAGATTGTCGTTTTTAGGATCCTTGAAAATTGTTTCATATTCTAATTCATTTTCGATTTTTAAACCACAAAGAAAGCTGGAAAAAGCCATCCAAGACCCTCCAGAATATATGGGAGATTCAGTATATGACGCCGCTGTTTTAAAATCATTAAGCAACAGCCTGTCATTAAACACCTTTAACAAAGGAGATATTTTATCGTATAAATCTTTCTTTTTGAATAAAATTTGCCCTAAAGACTCTACAGAAATAACAATGATGTTTGGTTTTTTCAATAAAGAGATGTTTTCTACACGATTTTGTTTTATAAAATCTTTTTTTACTTTAAACTTATTTTGTTTTATTGAATAAATACAACTTTTCACCAATGTTATAGTTGGCGATATCACTGTTCTCATTATATAATCTCCTATGGGGCGTTCATTTATTTTGTACAGCCCTGAAATGCATATATAGAAATATAAAACAAGCAGTGAGGGTTCATGGAACTCTTGACGAATTAGTATTGAAATAAGAAATTCAAAACAAAAATAAAGGACTAAAATTACAAGGAATGAAACGGGAATTACTAAATACCGTAATCTGCCCAAAAAAATCAAACCCGACTTCCCCAGTATTAAATCGTTTAGTATTGAAATATCACGTTCAAAAAAAATCGTTATTAATTGAGAATAAACAAAAGTGATTGTTCCTAATACACAGAATACAGTACAAATACTTATCAGAAATTCATTGTTTTTAAAGTATATCAATAAAATAAAAATAATGGCAAAATCGAAATTGATTCTAAAAAAATCTGAAGAATTTTTCCATAATAATATTCTCAATCTGTTTTTTAAACTCGTTTTAGAAAATAGATATGAAGGCAACAGCTCTGGTTGATTTTTAAAATTTAAGATATATGCAGGCAAGAAGCATAAAAAATTAATACCTATAAAAAGTAGAATTCCTGTCATTTTGTAAATGGGATGAGTTTATACACCGTTTCTAATGTGTTTAAAAGTGTTTTGATTATCAGACCTCTCTAATGAACCAATACAACTTATACATTCTGGTAATTGTTTAATATTTGATAAGCCTCCTTTGGTCTTAGATATAAGTTACCTCTTTGTGAATAGGTTTTATCAAACCAGTTTTTAATTTTTTCTTGTTGCATTGAGACAATCATTGAAATCGTTTTTTAATAATTTAGAAAGTACTTCCCCTATTCTCTGTAATTTATTTGTAAATTCACTCCCAAATATATCAATTTTTAAATCAAATTTTGTGCCAACATTCTCCCTAAATGAATTATAGTTCTACCTTTCTATGTTTTATGTATGCACTCACTGTTTTTGTGACTGTTTTCTTAAGTGTTTTTCTTAATGAGATAAGTTTTTTGGTATTCATTCCTCTCGTCTGCTTTCCAGTTTTTTGTTACAAGACCAAAGGTCCAAGTTTCCAATTAGTTCCCAATTGGATCACCTTAATAAAATTAGTATTAACAATCGTTTTAATTTTTTTATTCCCTCAAGTAGAGGCGGCTTTAATTTCAATACTTTGTTTTACAATTATTGGAATCGATGTTCTGGACGGATTCATAGCTCGAAAGCTGCAGCAGACTTCTGAATTTGGAGCCATTTTTGATGCAGAGTCAGATGCTTTATATGTACTCGTTTGCTCGGTTGGAGTCTGTCTTTTTTATGAAATGCCATTTTGGGTTTTATTTATGGGGTTGATCCGCTACCTTTATGAAATCCCTGTATTTTTTCTAAAGAAAAAAGAAACAAAACCCAAAGAAGGAAGGAGTATTTATGTGATTTTAGCCGGCATTGTATTTATCCTCATTGCCATTTCTTTTGTTTTAGGAACCTATCAACTCCATGCATTGGCAGCGGCAAATGTTATTTTAGCATATTCATTCTCTAGAGGATTTTACGAAGATTTTATAAAAATATGATTTACTTAGTCGCTCCCCCTATTGGAAGTGAGCCCACTGGTGGCTCTCTGTATAACCACTATATTACTTCTGAAAATGAGTTAGTCACACTATTGGAAGTTACCGAAGTGAATGAAATTGAAAACAAGATTGATCCAAACGCAATTGTAATCATTGACAGTCTATTGTTGGTCGATTATTTTAAAAGCCAATTGCATGAAAAATATAAAACTATAGGGATGATTCATTTGCCTACCTTTTTTTTTAATGAAAGCAAAAAAAATAAACATGAATTAAGTTATTACCAGAAAATCCCATTACTCGTTACAGGAGATTCTTTTAAGTTGAACCTTATCCAAAAGTATAATTTAAAAGCAGAAAATATAACCACCGTTACGCCTGGGGTATTAGATATTATAAAAAAGAAGAAATTCAATAAACTGGTAAATAAAATTGTACTTGTAGCTTCTGTAACTAAAAATAAAGGGATTTTAGAATTCTTAAACCTAATGAAAGATCTGAGTGATTTCCCTTGGGAAATTCATCTGTATGGTCCCAAAGCCGACCCAGAGTATTATCAAGAATTACAAGAATTGATCGTTGACAGTAATATGAAAGAACGCGTGTTTTTTCATGGCTATTTAGAACATTCAGAATTATTAAAGATGCTTTTAAATTACGATTTATTCGTTAATTTTTCAGTGTACGAAACCTTTGGAATGGCCATTTATGAAGCCTTGCAAATTGGGTTGCCAGTAATGTCTTATAAGACAAATTTGGAAAGTACGTTTACAAAGCGGTCCAATTTTAGAAATTTTGATACAATCGAAGCGTTCAAAAATGAATTAGTGGAATTATTTACTGAAGTAAAAACATCTAAAAAATACCAAGCAAAAGAGGAGGTCGTGCCCAGAAGCTGGACGGATGTTAAAGAAGATTTTAATGCAGTAGTCAAACGAATTATAATTTAAGAACTAATTTTTAACGGTAGTAGTAGTTACTGTTCTTGTCAATGTTATATTGACACAAACAACTGATGAGTATGTAACTGTCAATCTACCAACCGAACTTCTACAACAATTTTCTTTCCATCTGAAGTGGTGAAAAATAAATACAAATCCCCCCTCGCTGCCGCACGAATCCTTTCGTGTGTGTAACTGCCGCCACGCTAAAGCGTAGTGGTTTGGTAGTTTGTAATTAGCTTTCATACATTCTAAAAATTAACACGTCATTTATAAGTCCTTTTTGGCCTGCATAATCAACGGCACTACTATAAACATAGTCTTCTGGATTATAAACCAATCCTTCTTGTACAGGATTATTGTGTACATAATTTATTTTTTGTTGAATAACCTTGTTGCTCCAAAGTTCAATAGGTTTATTATCATGTCGCCAAAATTGATAGTGTTTTACATTAGAGCTTTTTTTAGCTTCTTTTTTAAAAAAATCCAACATGAATTCTTTTCGACTTTCTCTTGGATTTTCCTGTATACTTTTTACAATTGAGTTGCTGGTAAATCGTTTTAAATCTCCAACCAATAATTCTGGTTTTTGACCCTTTATACTTCTAAAAACTAAATGAACATGATTACTCATAAGACACCAAGCATGGATTTCTAATCCTTTATTTTTTTGACAGTACTCCAAACTCTCTAAAAACAAATCTTTATATTCATTCCTAGTAAATACGTCTAACCAACCTACAACAGAAAAACTTATAAAATAAAGTCCTTCTGGATTATTAAATTTATAATTTCTACTCATGTCTTTAATAGTTTAGCATGCATATCTTTATTGTTGTTTACGACACCACACGAAAGGATTCGTGCGGCAGCGGGGGACTTAGTTTTGTTTTCATTTTTTATGTTCCTCAATAATTAGTTTAGTTATATCTATGTTAGTTTATTTTTTTTATATTCCTCAAAGTCGGGGGACTTTGAGGGGTTGATATGACTCACTTCGCATCAGTACGGTTTTATAAATTATTTTTCTTGTACGTTTTGTAGTCTAGCTCATTACACCAAAACCATTTTTTATGGATGATGTATGTTTTGTTAATGTCTGACTTTCTTTTTGTAGGGGAAATCTTATAAATGCGACCCTTTTTCTTGTAAAAAATATCGGATTTAATATCATCCTTAAATTTCTTTAAGTCTGATTTTGTAATATCATTTAACTTGCCTCTATAGATTATTTCTATAGAATTATAATTAATGATTTTAAACCAAATTTTATACTCAGTAACCCCCATTCCTTCTGGGCTTGTTATAATTTGCATTTTAATGGTATCATTTGATAAGCTATATTTTCCATAAGAGCCATATTGAATAGAATTATCAAAATTTTGTTCTGACCAGGATTTACCATGTCCTGATTTTACAAAACCATTATCATAAAAAATAAATTCGCCATTTGTAAGGTATTCATAATCTTCCCCTAAATAATAAAACCCGTTTATATTTATTAGCGAATCTAATCCTGTTTTTTTTCCATCAAAACAATAATTAAAATTTTCACGCACTCCTTTTGGCACCATTATACAAGAGGTGATACAAAAAATAATTAAAAATAATGTTGTAATTTTTTTCATTTGTAATTTAATTTTTAGTCCCATAAAGAATATGAGTTATTTCTTACAGAATTTATATATAACCCCTCGCTGCCGCACGAATCCTTTCGTGTGTGTAACTGCCGCCACGCTAAAGCGTAGTGGTTTGGTAGTTTGTAATTAGCTTTCATACATTCTAAAAATTAACACGTCATTTATAAGTCCTTTTTGGCCTGCATAATCAACGGCACTACTATAAACATAGTCTTCTGGATTATAAACCAATCCTTCTTGTACAGGATTATTGTGTACATAATTTATTTTTTGTTGAATAACCTTGTTGCTCCAAAGTTCAATAGGTTTATTATCATGTCGCCAAAATTGATAGTGTTTTACATTAGAGCTTTTTTTAGCTTCTTTTTTAAAAAAATCCAACATGAATTCTTTTCGACTTTCTCTTGGATTTTCCTGTATACTTTTTACAATTGAGTTGCTGGTAAATCGTTTTAAATCTCCAACCAATAATTCTGGTTTTTGACCCTTTATACTTCTAAAAACTAAATGAACATGATTACTCATAAGACACCAAGCATGGATTTCTAATCCTTTATTTTTTTGACAGTACTCCAAACTCTCTAAAAACAAATCTTTATATTCATTCCTAGTAAATACGTCTAACCAACCTACAACAGAAAAACTTATAAAATAAAGTCCTTCTGGATTATTAAATTTATAATTTCTACTCATGTCTTTAATAGTTTAGCATGCATATCTTTATTGTTGTTTACGACACCACACGAAAGGATTCGTGCGGCAGCGGGGGGACTCATATTAATTCATTAATTTAAAATCTATAACATCTTCTTTGGGTTTAAAGTGGATAATCATTGACGCAGGAGTCGTTTTTTTATTGACTTCGGTTTTTACAATTTCTAGATGCAAATCTTTGCACAACAGTTTAGTGAGTTTATATTTTGAACTGGAATTTGAAAACCTAAACTCATACAGTTGGTCGTTAATTATAACGCCATTTCTTATGAAACACCCTTTTAAGAATTGTTTTTTTTGATGTTTTTGTTTAAATTTATTTTTTTTCAACATCCCCGTTTTAACTAAAAATTCTTTATCTAAAGCTTCATCATCATAATAAAAATCATCAGATTTTTTAAATTTGTAATAAGAATTAAACAATTTTGAATACTTTGAAGAATAAACCCTCGTTATAGGAGAATCTCCGTCCCCTTCAATAAATTCGAAATCTTCCATTTTCAAATTCACTTTTAATATTCCTAACTTAAATTGCTCCAAAGATTCACTTTGACCAGAATAAAAATCAGTTATATAATTTTTTTCCTTTGGATGATTTGGTAAAAACGGCTTCCCTCCGTAGTCATTCATCAAACCAATTAAAAAACTTAAATCTTCATTCTGCTTAGTAAAACCATCACTTGAGAAATCTAGTCCCAAGAAGATTAATACAATAACACTACTAAATATTAGCTTCATTTATATTGTTTTATTTTAATTAAATAATTTTAAATCTATTTTCTCCATAAACTAAATAATTTATGGTAAGATTCGAAGTCTTTTATTCTTACATATGTCCCACTTGGATTCATGATAGATATTCTGAATTTCGAAAAATCCGATAAATACCTTACTCGTTTTATAAGACTAGCATGATAACCACCTTTGACTTTAAATGCACCTTGCACAACATGATTTAGTTTCATTTCATCAACCACCCATTTAAGTACAATCTCCTTTTTAAAAGTACCTTCAAAAAATTTACCTTTATAACCTCCTTCAGAGTACATCCGAAAAGCTGCTTGGTCTGATAACCCATTATTTAACTTTGCTATATTGAAATAATCTGAATTTACATTTTCTTGAGTTACCCCGAAATAATTATCAACAGATTTTTTACAGGCTATATAACAGTCGAAACCTTCTTTTTGAGGAATATTTCGTAATTTCAACCCTTTATCTACATCCCAATCTAATGCATCTTCAAAGTCTGCGAAAGTCGCTCCTTCAGATCCAAGTCCAGTAGTTATCTCATTCCATTGCTTACCACTCCAAAAATCTCTTCCATCACTTTGTGCCTTAAGTCCAGCTGTCAATCCACCTATTGCAGCGCCTATGCCAGCACCTATTCCTGCATTTCCAAGAATTTGGCCAAAGTTATCTTCGTTTAATCCACTGGCAGTTGCTCCTGATGCAAAACCACCAGAGGCTCCAATAATCGCCCCATTATAAAATCCAGTTCCCTCGCTGCCGCACGAATCCTTTCGTGTGTGTAACTGCCGCCACGCTAAAGCGTAGTGGTTTGGTAGTTTGTAATTAGCTTTCATACATTCTAAAAATTAACACGTCATTTATAAGTCCTTTTTGGCCTGCATAATCAACGGCACTACTATAAACATAGTCTTCTGGATTATAAACCAATCCTTCTTGTACAGGATTATTGTGTACATAATTTATTTTTTGTTGAATAACCTTGTTGCTCCAAAGTTCAATAGGTTTATTATCATGTCGCCAAAATTGATAGTGTTTTACATTAGAGCTTTTTTTAGCTTCTTTTTTAAAAAAATCCAACATGAATTCTTTTCGACTTTCTCTTGGATTTTCCTGTATACTTTTTACAATTGAGTTGCTGGTAAATCGTTTTAAATCTCCAACCAATAATTCTGGTTTTTGACCCTTTATACTTCTAAAAACTAAATGAACATGATTACTCATAAGACTCCAAGCATGGATTTCTAATCCTTTATTTTTTTGACAGTACTCTAAACTCTCTAAAAACAAATCTTTATATTCATTCCTAGTAAATACGTCTAACCAACCTACAACAGAAAAACTTATAAAATAAAGTCCTTCTGGATTATTAAATTTATAATTTCTACTCATGTCTTTAATAGTTTAGCATGCATACCTTTATTGTTGTTTACGACACCACACGAAAGGATTCGTGCGGCAGCGGGGGGTCCAATTAAAACTGAGATTAAAAGGCGTATAACTATTTAAAACATAAAGGTTTTCAATTGCTTTAGGAGGTATCACATAACGTAAATTTCCTATATCGTCATAAACATAATAGCTGCTGGATTTTTTCAGGATTCCTGCGTCCTCTTCATAGCCAAATTCAGCTATTTTTCTTCCATTTTTGTCTGTAAAAACGTCTTTGGTATTTAGTAATCCATCCGAAACAGTCCAGTTTTCATTTTTTACACTATTTTTTAAAAGTTCCCCTGTTTTATAATAAGATATGATGAAAGGGTTATTCGTTTCATTTCGGATCTTAAACAAAAGAACTTCATTTAGGTTGTTGACACCATAGTCATATTTTGCGGTATGATTTGTATCTGGATTACTAAGTATTTGCCATATGTTTCCAGGCGCGGAAGTTTCTAGTTTTCTGTTTAAAGGCGAATTGTCATACCGTACTTCCGAAAAAGGATGTTGATCCGCAAACGCGTTCTGATAATAAGATGTTATTTGTGTCTCTGCATTAGAAATATAATGACCCGTATCTTGTGTGGTTGGCAGCGCTAAAAACTGTTTGGTAGTTCTTCCAAATTGATCGTATTGAATGTGCTGTACAATATCTTTTTTTGTTGGACTCTGTTTTATTCCAACAGATTGTTTTGCTTTACCAAAACCATCAAAATAGGTAACACTTTCTATTTTTTTGACAGAATTATAGTCAGTGTTAAGCGTGTTTATATCAGTTGCTTCTAACAGCTCTATTGACTTCACATAGTTTTGGTCGGGTGATTGTGCAAATCCAAAAGCCATAAATAGACTCATCAATAGCGTAAGATTCCTTTTTTTCATAATTTGATAGATTATAATTGGGCACCCGAAATTTATTAATAAAATGTTAAAAAACAAAACAACATACTTAATAATTAACTTTTATTTAACAAGTGTAAAATCAAAAAACCTAACTATTGAACTTTATGCCAATATTTTAGCTGAAATTTAATTTCAAGAATTTAAGAATACTATCTAGTTTTGAAGTAAGGGATTGGTTTTGTTAGCTACAGAACTCAGTAAGAAAAACCATCAAAAGTTATAAGAGAATTTCAGGACACCAACCGACCTTCCACAACAATTTTCTTGTCATTTGAACTGGTGAAAAACAAATATAAATCCCCGCCATCGGAGAGTTTAAAAAGAATTTTAAGAGCCTCTATTTTTTCTGAGAAATTACGTGTTTTCACATTGGCTTTTAGACCGCCAATGGCTTTTTTCAAAAGCTTCTTTTGATAGGGGTAGCAATTTGAAATCGTATATACTTTCCCTGGAAAATCAACTATCTTTTCATCGCCGGTATATAAATGCGTGTGCGGGTCTAGTTTGTCTAGCCTATATTTAGTTGAAATTAATTTAAACGCACCAGACTTCATCACGGCGGCATTTGGTTCGTAGAGATACGTCTTTGGGGAGCTAAATGTCGCTTCTACATTTTCTTCTTGGGGTATTTCAAAGGAAAAGTGTTCCGTGTTTTTAGGATGGCTGTTAAGCGTCTGAAGCGTCGCCGTGCCATTAAAGTCTTTTTCCTGATGAAATAATAACTCTTTTACCTCGTTTTTCACC from Formosa sp. Hel1_33_131 includes these protein-coding regions:
- a CDS encoding DUF6443 domain-containing protein, translating into MKKRNLTLLMSLFMAFGFAQSPDQNYVKSIELLEATDINTLNTDYNSVKKIESVTYFDGFGKAKQSVGIKQSPTKKDIVQHIQYDQFGRTTKQFLALPTTQDTGHYISNAETQITSYYQNAFADQHPFSEVRYDNSPLNRKLETSAPGNIWQILSNPDTNHTAKYDYGVNNLNEVLLFKIRNETNNPFIISYYKTGELLKNSVKNENWTVSDGLLNTKDVFTDKNGRKIAEFGYEEDAGILKKSSSYYVYDDIGNLRYVIPPKAIENLYVLNSYTPFNLSFNWTPRCRTNPFVWCRKQQ
- a CDS encoding CDP-alcohol phosphatidyltransferase family protein; its protein translation is MNYSSTFLCFMYALTVFVTVFLSVFLNEISFLVFIPLVCFPVFCYKTKGPSFQLVPNWITLIKLVLTIVLIFLFPQVEAALISILCFTIIGIDVLDGFIARKLQQTSEFGAIFDAESDALYVLVCSVGVCLFYEMPFWVLFMGLIRYLYEIPVFFLKKKETKPKEGRSIYVILAGIVFILIAISFVLGTYQLHALAAANVILAYSFSRGFYEDFIKI
- a CDS encoding sulfatase-like hydrolase/transferase, whose translation is MKKPNIIVISVESLGQILFKKKDLYDKISPLLKVFNDRLLLNDFKTAASYTESPIYSGGSWMAFSSFLCGLKIENELEYETIFKDPKNDNLQSLPSFLKSNNYKNYCLNSIVNSKRDKIDWKTLSKIFATDNFINHDQLNYTGKLLKFMTLKAIPDEYTLNYAYNKIKNSAPYFMFFSSLNSHAQWHSPLKSQKNWKDYNTLDFKTTKNDKTFSEDKYLKAAKYQYDYLTKFIADKADENTIFVLFGDHQPPKITTKEMGKNTPLYIISKNENFISSFHKEGFHNHLDLHTIEKTIKHEGFYTLFTKKLLESYGVGHENFKILPDGIIP
- a CDS encoding REP-associated tyrosine transposase, which encodes MSRNYKFNNPEGLYFISFSVVGWLDVFTRNEYKDLFLESLEYCQKNKGLEIHAWSLMSNHVHLVFRSIKGQKPELLVGDLKRFTSNSIVKSIQENPRESRKEFMLDFFKKEAKKSSNVKHYQFWRHDNKPIELWSNKVIQQKINYVHNNPVQEGLVYNPEDYVYSSAVDYAGQKGLINDVLIFRMYES
- a CDS encoding REP-associated tyrosine transposase, with product MSRNYKFNNPEGLYFISFSVVGWLDVFTRNEYKDLFLESLEYCQKNKGLEIHAWCLMSNHVHLVFRSIKGQKPELLVGDLKRFTSNSIVKSIQENPRESRKEFMLDFFKKEAKKSSNVKHYQFWRHDNKPIELWSNKVIQQKINYVHNNPVQEGLVYNPEDYVYSSAVDYAGQKGLINDVLIFRMYES
- a CDS encoding glycosyltransferase family 4 protein, which codes for MIYLVAPPIGSEPTGGSLYNHYITSENELVTLLEVTEVNEIENKIDPNAIVIIDSLLLVDYFKSQLHEKYKTIGMIHLPTFFFNESKKNKHELSYYQKIPLLVTGDSFKLNLIQKYNLKAENITTVTPGVLDIIKKKKFNKLVNKIVLVASVTKNKGILEFLNLMKDLSDFPWEIHLYGPKADPEYYQELQELIVDSNMKERVFFHGYLEHSELLKMLLNYDLFVNFSVYETFGMAIYEALQIGLPVMSYKTNLESTFTKRSNFRNFDTIEAFKNELVELFTEVKTSKKYQAKEEVVPRSWTDVKEDFNAVVKRIII